In Aspergillus nidulans FGSC A4 chromosome II, the genomic stretch TTTCCGTCCGCAGAACACCGCACGCTCGTAACCGGGTTCCCGAGGACATCCACCGTCGTCCGGCCCATGCGGATGTCATAGACCCGCACGCGGCCGTCATAGCTCCCACTCGCGATAGAGTAAGTCGGCATATGTACGTGTAGTGATGAGACAGTGTCGCTGGCCTCGGTGAGAGTCTGGATGGGTTTGTGAGCATTCGAACGCGTGTCCCAGATATTGATCGTGGTGTCTGCGCTGCCTGAACACAATTTCTCGTCAGAGCAGGCTCCTTAAGCAACAAGGCTAAATCATGGCTAGGAAGACACTACCAGACACAACAAccgcatcatcttcgcccgCAAATTGTACCGCTTCGACCCTCGCGTTGTGTGCACCCCACCGCCTTATAGTGATCCCCTGTTCAACGTCCCACAGAAAAACCTGCCGATCTCCGCCTACACTCGCGAATTTCGAATTATCCGCAGCAACGGCGATGTCTAGCACTGAGTAACCATGAGCCTCGTACTTCTGAATCGGAGACGTGGTTTCGATGGTCGAGCCATTGTTGCTATTTGGGATCGCGCGGGAGAGATGCACGGCGCGATCGGTAGATCCTGTTAGGATGTAGGTTCCAGGACCACTTGAGAAAGTCACCGCGTTGACGGGTCCTGCGACGCGATTTAGCCTTAGCTGGAGTAGGGGTTGTGCGGAGAAGGCTGGGCTTACCATTATGTGTCTTGAGGGTGTGGACTAATTGCGTGGGGAAACTCCCTTTTTCAGTCATTGACGACCTGAGAATACAATTGTGGTTGATCAGAAGGTCACGGCGATTCGGGCCTAGGATGTCATTTGTAAGTTGTAGGCATAAGGCGGCAACGGATCTCGCATCCGATTGTTCTCAGGGAATCTGAGAGATAGATATCAAGACAGGGCACTAAGCCGGATTTGGCTCTGGAAATTGCTGCTCAGCCGTACTTTGGCTTTCTACAAAGAAGCATGCCCTGTACTCATAGGCGTCTACCCGTGCACCATGAGGTCTCGTAACTACGGCTACATATCTCAAGTAGTTTATTTATTTATTGCCCGGAATTCAGCAAATCTAGCAGTGCATTCAGAAGCCTGTGCGCAGTTCTGAAGTTCAACGTGGTGTTCTCGTATTCCATGGATATCTTGAAAAAAATGTACCTATAACTGGAGAACAAGTCTGTTAGGGCTTCAGCCCCGTCTATCTACCTTCAGATTGAGGCTTCCAGCTGCCAACACTACGCAGTTTAATTGAGTTACACTTCGCAATGCACAATTAAATCTGTAGTTATTGAGATGCCGGATACAAGAGGGCTATTATCAAGACATAGACAAACCATCGCTAGCGACTAGCAAGCAAATTCAGAAAACAGGACAAGCTGGATGGGGCTGGGTAAGCCGACATTTGTGGTGAGCTTGAGTAAAGAACACTATCCGCAAATATCACGGAGTGTCAAATGATGAACACTGataggaagaaaaagaaaccGTCAAGGGGTAGTCGAGAGTAAAAAGATATTAGTAGAGATGAATGCACACTCCTGCTTTTTCTACCGTACGTAAAACGGCCACTACCACCTGCTTTCAGTGGTATAGAATATTGTTCAGCGACGGCCGTGGCTACGAGTCGATGAGCCTTGCAGGCTTTCGATCTCGCTCTCGAGAGCTTTGATGCTGTATCCAAGTTAGCCCAACGATACTTGACCGAGCATATACAGAAAATTCAGGGACATACGCAGCATGGGTAGCCTCCAGATCCTTGTTGAGGCGATCTCGCTCCGCAATAAGCTTCTGCTCCCACTGTCGGAACCGTgactcctccagcttgactTGATCGGTGAAGCGCTTGCGCAggttctcttcctcttccttgaacTTGGGGTTGTCGAGTTTCCTGGGCCGAGCCTCGCCGAATTTCCGGGTCTCCATTTGTTGGGCACGGTATGCTTCGTAGTGCTGCTCCTCGGTTGTGTGGATAAGGTCGAGCATGTGAGTACGGATCAGAATTGAGCGCAACTTCTTGAAGTCGCAGtgctcctcatcctcgactTCGGCAACACCCCAAGCATATTGGCGACCCTTGACTACGCGGCCATCGTTCGTCTTCACATCTTTCTCGGAACCGATCACGGCAAACGGCATGGCCGCCATCAGGCTGCGAGCGTGAGCGGCGGCAgtctcgtcgtcctcttcaatggGAGGTGTGTAAATTTTGATGCCCTGGGCTTCAATAACCGCTTGAATCTGTTAACCATGATATGCGATTAGCTTTACACCTTCGGATTTGTTAATACGGCGCAAGACGGCGTACCCTTTGCTTAAAACGAGAGAGATCAGCGGGGCTAAGAGTATCGGCCTTGGCAATGACGGGAATGAGGTTGACACGAGAGCTCAGGCGCTTCATAACCTCAATATCCAGCGGCTTCAGGGTGTGTCCGGTTGGGCGGATGAAATACAAGCAGGCGTGTACACGCATATCGATCTTGTCTGTACGCcgaggctgctgctcctgcaaCATGTACGACTCGTGCTGGTCGTCGAGAAACTCGATGATCGGTTGCCAGGAATCGCGGTTGTTGACATAGTCACCAAATCCAGGGGTATCAATAACAGTCAAGCGAACTATACAGCGCAATTCTTGTTAGCAGTGGCCTAGTTGGACCAGGGCCGTTCAATATAACCTTTGAAGAACTTCTCCTCCAATTCTGCCTTAGTGATTTCGATCTCGACAGTACGATCGACCTGCTTCTGGTGTCGTCGTTTGTGGTCGGCATAGTTTTTGATG encodes the following:
- the aspC gene encoding septin aspC (transcript_id=CADANIAT00004224) yields the protein MAPVNETASPIGIANLPNQRHKIVAKRGAAFTIMVAGESGLGKTTFINTLFSTTIKNYADHKRRHQKQVDRTVEIEITKAELEEKFFKVRLTVIDTPGFGDYVNNRDSWQPIIEFLDDQHESYMLQEQQPRRTDKIDMRVHACLYFIRPTGHTLKPLDIEVMKRLSSRVNLIPVIAKADTLSPADLSRFKQRIQAVIEAQGIKIYTPPIEEDDETAAAHARSLMAAMPFAVIGSEKDVKTNDGRVVKGRQYAWGVAEVEDEEHCDFKKLRSILIRTHMLDLIHTTEEQHYEAYRAQQMETRKFGEARPRKLDNPKFKEEEENLRKRFTDQVKLEESRFRQWEQKLIAERDRLNKDLEATHAAIKALESEIESLQGSSTRSHGRR